CGTCTATCTCGGCTACTGGATCGAGGGCTCCAAGAAGATGGACTACAAGGCGCGCTTCCTGCCGCAGCAGCGCCTCGCACCCTCCGGATGGCTGCGCATCGACGCACAAGGCGACACGGCGTCAGAGCCGCAGGATTAAGGGCATGTTCGTGCGTCGTGCCGCGCACGGCGGAGCACGTCGCCGCGCCGCGGCTTTCAAGACACTGCGGCTTCAGCCACCTCCGATGCCGCGGACTTCAAAGCGCTCTCATTCCCGACGATGAAATTGAGCGCCGCAATTCCAGGCAGGAAGAAGTAGCCTCCTCCCAGAGTGGCCGTGAAGGTCGCCAGGGAAACCTCTTCACCGCTCGCCAAGCCCGGCATGGAGAAAGACTTGGGGAAGGTCTTGGGATCGGACGACCCCACGAACGGATCGTCCGCGTGGAGGTTCACGAAACTCGGGTTTCGCACCCAGCGCTGCTGGATGAACTCGAACTGCCGTTCGAGATCCGCATTGCAGGCGATGAAGAAGATGCCTTTGCGCGTTTCGCCATTGCTCTCCTCGCGATACGGCCGGCCGCGGCGTAGCAACCTGTGCAGCTTGGTCGACTTGATGCTCGATTGCACATCGACGCCCAGCGTGTCTCTCGGGTTCACCCGGCGAATGTGGGATCCTTTCGGGCACGTGAAACCATTGGCGTCCTCGACACGAAACCGAAATGCGTCGGCTTTCGAATCCGACATTGGCTTATTCGGGTCCCACCCGAGCGGCAAGCCAGTGACCTGGCGGCCCATCATCTTTTCGCAGACCTCTTTACCGTGCAACGCTCGAAAGGCATCGAACGCCGCTACGTCCTGCTCGATCTGGCGCACCGCCAAATAGCTCCCGTTCAGGGCAAAGCGGCCGCCGGGATGCTTGGCGCGGCCCGATTCGGTCCACCCCTCCACGTTCGGGCAGTAGGCGAGCTCGTCGTATTCGTTGCGATAGCCAAGAATGAACTCTCCAGGCGAGACGACGCGATCCTCGTACAAGGGACCGGCCTCAGCCTTCGCCTTGCTCAGTCCGACGCCGTCGTCTTGCCTCAGCCCCTGGATCACGGGCTGCGCGAGGCCATCGCGGAATCCGAATGCCTCGTGCAGTTTCTCTTCCGTTTCGCCTTCTATTTTCCGGAATGAACAAGGGTCGTTCTCGACCCTGATGACGCAGAACACCTTCTCATCCACATCCGAAATGGGGGACTCGGCGTCTTTCTCCGTCCACTCGGCAATCAGGACATGCACGGGACCGCGGGCGATACCATCACCATCAACGTCGGCCCAGCGCCATTTGCGGGGGTTGTCCCTCAACAGCAACGCGCGTACGTCGCTGCCCATGCCACTGCGGAACGGAGTTGGAAACGGATGCTCTCTGGTTTCCATGCATCCGAGCCTGGTGAGCCCCGAAAAGCTGAACGCGATCGCTATGGCGCTATGGATGTGCGTCGTTCGTGATTCCTTGACGTGCGCGGCACTGACCACCAATCTGCTCTTCTTTGCGAGCCACGCGCGCGCTGCGTTCTCCTGACCGTCCCTGATCGTCAGCAACCAGAAGCGACTGCTCCTCAGCCAGCCGTAGCCGCTCCTCAGCATTCCCTGGATGTCATCGAACTGCTTCGCGAGATGCGGCGCTTGCGCTTTCATGATTCGATGGCCCTCATGATCAGGTCGTCGTTGCTGTCGTTGCGCTCCCCGAACAGGGCGTCGCGCAGTCCAGTGGCGAGGTTGATCTCGTCGACCGTTTTCTTGCGCGCGTCGAAGCGATACATTTGGGGAAGCATGCTATCGCGTGCATATGACTTGAACTTCAACTCGCACTTCACGCCCCGGAAGGCGATAAATCGCGTCGGCGGGAAGCTGCGCGGCTCGTCGACGGCGGGCTGGCCGATCGCCGCCGATCCACGGCGCTTCAGCGTGGTCCACCGCCATGCCAGGGTCGTTCCGATCGTCGCGCCATTGATAAAATCGTCGAGATAGCCGCCAAAGCTGCCGTCATAGTTCGAGCAGAACAGATAGCGGCGCCCTCCCTCGATGATGTGCCAGTGACCGAAATGAATGCCCGGCGCATCACCCAGCCGGCCCTCGGTGAAGAACGCGCGTCCAAACAGTGTCACGATGCGCAGCGATGCCCGTATCCACCAGGCACTCCAGCCGTTCGGACTGCGAATGTCCGTCAGGCTGACCATGTGCGCGGTTTCACGAACCACCAGCCCTTCGCACTGGTCGATCGACGTCTGGACCTGCTGGGCCCGCGGCACGTCGTCTTCGTAGGGATGGAAGAACCAGTTGCCTGTCGCCGCAAACTGCCCGTTGATCCAGGAAAACACGCTGACGACGCAGATCAACGCAACGATCGCGAGGATGACGAAGAGGACGATCTGCCATCCAAGGAATTTCTCGGTCAATGCATGGTAAGCGTCCACGATACTCGTGGGGCAGAAAATGAAAACGAGTGCGAAGGCAAGGACGGCCAGAAGAAGCGGCACGCCGACGAAAAAGCCGACCCAATAGGTGGACCATGACGACCACGTCTCCGTGGGCCGTTCGAGCTCGCGACGGACGCCCTTCAGCCAGAGCCGCCAGGTCTCGGACACGGCGGGCAGCGCGGCCAGGAACAGCCACGCCAGATATCCGAGCCCAACCAGCGCCAGTACGCTACGAACGCTTACCCAGAAGACCCAGCCGCTCACCGTGCTGACGGCGTCCACGATGGCCTGCAGGCCCGAGTAGAGTCCGCCGAACAACCAGGTGTAGACGCCAGCCAGGCCACGCGGCACCGCGCCCACCAGCCAGACCGCGGCCAGCCACAGCACGAAGATGGTCAGCAGATAGCCGACCTTTCCGGAGATGCTTGCGCCCTTCCCCCGCCACCAGGATCGCGGCGCCGGCGCGATCGCCCAATCGAAGCGCGAGTTATTGAATGCCCGTTGTGCGAGCGCGAGCGCAAACGATGAACGGTCATCGCCAAATTGTCCCGTTGCCTTCAGGCGACGCGCTTCGTCCCGCGTCCATTCAAGCAGCTCATGCTCCTTCTCGATCTGCCGGACCGTTCGGTCGCGCGCGCCGATGAAGCCGCCATCGGCGATGCTGAGGCACTTCATCAGCTTTTCGTGCAATTGACTGTTGCGCTCGCTCTGCTGCTCGGGACCACTGCCGGGCCAGAACGAGCTGTAGAGCGACCACATCGTTTCGCTCGAATGATAGACGAGCCTGTAGAGCATATCGTAGGGATCGATGCCCTCTTCGATGGCAAGCTCGAGCATCAGCGATGGCCTCGGGTCCTGCGCGCCTGTCATCGCCGGCAAAAGTGCGAGGGAGGCGAACTGCACCACCGCGACGTCCGCGAACAGGACGTTCAGCGCCTTGCAAACAGGGCTGTTTTCCGAAAGATCGGTCGTGCCGTCCCAACCTGGCACGACGATGCAGATCAGCTGCTGGCGGACCATCTTGAGCATGCCCGTCCCCCTCCCGCCAGCTAAACGAAACTCACGCGCATGCGCGACATCAGTGGTCCGTCGTAGGTGATGGCCTTGCCCTCGCTCTTTGCCAGTTGCAGCTCGGGAAGGATCAACAGGCCGATCAGCGCGCTGGTCAGGATCTCGACCGCATAAACCATGGCGGGACACTGGCGCGTGCCGTAGCCGAACATCAGCCACCGCAGATCCTCGTCCTTGCCCCAGTCGCGCGCGGGGCAGAATTTGTTGCTATCCTTCACAACGTCGGAATCAAACAAGGCCGCAATCGACCAGATCGCCATCTTTCCGCCGGCGGGGCACGTTGCATTGTGCCGTGCGCCCGTCTCGAATTCCGTGTCGCGCGGCACATCGCGCGCGAGCAGCGGAAAGATCGGCCGGAATCGCAGCAGCTCGAGCACGTGGTTGCGCACCCGCTCGCGGAAGTCGGCGTTCTGCCAAACCGCGTCCGGGTCAAGCTGCTTGAGCCGCCGCGCCTCGTCTCGCAAAGCCTTGTGAACCTTGGGCCGGTCCAGAAGCTCCTGCACGGCAAGCGCTCCCGACTGCACCGTCACCGGATGCGAGATCCAGGCAAGTCCGACTGCGTTGCGTTCGATGTTGTCCGGACCCGGCAGGCCCCATGCGCTTTGAATGTCGGTCCTGACGCCTGCGATGCGCGACATCAGTGCATCCGCGTTGAGCTCAGCCCGTCGCTGCACCCTCAACGTCGCCGAACTGCCGGCCAGCAACTGTCCCGCCACGTAGCGGATCTCGAGGAGATATTGCCGTTTCAGTCCGGGGTCAGTGAGGCTGCCGCCTGCGCCCGCCGCCACCCTGTCCGTGGCCGCCCCGAACAGGGGATACATGGCGCGAAACACGATCCACATCAGGTAATCCTCGATGAGATCGAACGACTTGTTCGTCCCGAGCCGCCCGAGTGCCTCAACGTAGTCCTGGACCGCCTTGTCGGCTGCAGCCGGCAATGTCTCTTTCAGGATAGCCAGCCGATCATCCAGCAAGATCTTGTCGGCGCTGTAGGTGGGGCCGGGATCCATGCCGATCAGATAATCACCAGCCGACAGGTTGGCCGCGTGCGCCGTGTTCGAGAAACTGTTCGGCCTTGTCAGCACCGCTTTGACAGCGCTCGCGCGCGCCGGCATTCCCAACCAGCCGCCGACGAACGGCCAGCGCCGAAGCACCTTTCCGATCGCGCGCAAAGCGCCCGGATGGCGATTGGCCCAACAAAAGATCCCGTAGGAGATGCTGCGAACTCCTGGCGGCAAGGCATCGGGAATATAAGTCGAGTTTTTCATGCTGGGTGCCAATCCTCTTGTCGCGTTGCAAGCGCTGCAGTGGCCCGCTTCTGGTAGTAGGGCATGCCGAGATGACGCGCCGCCTCGGAGGTCTGCGTGAAGCAAGCTTCGGCCGCCGGCCCGTCGCCCGCTTGCCGCAGCGTTTCGGCCAGCTCGCAAAGGGCTTCGGTCCGGTGCCCGTATTCTTCGCCCGCTTGCTCCACGGCCTTGCGTCCGACGCGGATCGCATCGTCCAGCCGTCCAAGGTTGCGATAGGCGACACCAAGCGCCACCCGCATGAAGGTCCGGCCGTAAGGACCGGCCGCATCGTAGATGCGCTCGACGAATCCCTTTTCGAGCAGCGGTATCGCTTCAGAAGCCTTGCCATTGCGGGCAAGCGCATTCCCGAGCACCCCCGTGCAGGCGGCCAGCATCGTCGGCACGTTGTGGGTCAGGCATTGCTGCATGGCCCGCCGCATCAGGGCCTCCGCCCGGTCGAGCTCCCCGCTCTCGACCCAGATTTGCGCCTGGACGGTATCGACCAACAGACGCGAATAGGGATGGTTGACGCTTGAGAGAATCTCGTAGGCCAGAGCGCAGAGTTCGTGTCCGGCTTCGTAATCACCCAGCCGCCACAGCGTGCTGGCATAGAACGCGTAGAGGTTGATGATCGGAATCGCCGCCCATCCGGGCTGGACACGATGGTCAGCGAGTTCGTAGGCATAGTCGGCCAGCAGGACACGACCCTCGGCATCCGCCTCCGAATACCGCCCGAGAGCATGGAAATGCATGAGGCGCGCCTGATGCGCCGCCATCACCATGTGGCGACGCTGGGCAAGACGGGCCGCCTCAAGGCCCTGTGTGGCATGCCGAAGTCCTTGCTCGAAGCGTCCGCGCATCCAGAGAAACACCGCCGTCTGCGTCGCAATCGAGGCGCGGGCGCGATGGTCGTCCAGTTGCGCGGCAAGGGCCTCCGCGCGCTCCATATTGTTGAAGATCTCGTCGATGTGCCCGAGCGCCATCATGGCGCCGATGGCTTCCAGCCGAAGCGCAAGTTCGAGAGCTTGCGCAGTCGTGGTGCCGCCGGCGCGGCGAGCCGCCTCGATGCCCATCTCGAACAGTTGCAGGGCTTCCTGATTCGCCGAGCGCGAGATGGCACGCGCCATCGACTTCACGGCGAATCTTGCCGCATGCTCCCATTCCTCGCCCTTGAAGGCGTGATGGGCCAGGGCCGGCGCGGCATCGGCGTCCTCGGCGCCGGGCTTGCGACTGCAAGGCGAGGAAAGCGAGCCGATGCAGCGCCTTGAGGCGGGCGCGCGTCAGCGCCCCGAGCACGACGTCCCTGACCAGTGCATGACGGAACACGAAAGCGTGCTGCTCCAGCGAACGCCCAGTGGGATCGGGCCTCGTCAGCAAGCCGGACGAGACGCAAAGGCCAAGCAACTCCTCGGTCCGCGCAGGATCTTCGTCCTGCATGGCGGCGATCAACTCTCGCGTGATGGGATCGCCGAGAACGCTCGCCGCCTCCAGGGCCGACTTCGCGGCATCAGGCAACCTGTCGACCCGCGCGCCGATCACGGCGGCGATGGAGCCCGGGACCCGCAACTCCCCGCGAGGCCGCTGCAAACGATAGGCGCCCGGCGTTCCCTCGAGTGATCCGTCATCGATCAGCGTGATGACCAGTTGCTCCATGAAGAAGGGATTGCCGTCGGCGCGGCGAACCAGCTCGCTCGTCACCCCGAGCACCGAAGGATCATCGCCGAGCAAGGCCCGCGCGAGGGCAAGCATCTCCCCGTCCCGCAGGGGATCGACCACGTGCTCGGCGAACCACGCCGCCTGACCCCATTGATGCTCGAAACCCGGACGGTAGCTGACGCAGACCAGGACCGGCAGACCCTCGAGCCGGGGCAACAGAGCCTCGAACAGCCGCCGGCTGTCGCGATCGGCCAGGAACACATCCTCGAGCACCAGCACGAACGGACCTGCCCGGACGCGCTGGCGAACGAGCCACAGCAGCGCCTCGCCGATACGGCGCCGCCTTTGCGCCGGATTGAGCGCCAGCCAGGCCTCGTTCGGCGCAGCGAACCCGAGCAGATCGCTCAAAGCCGGAAGATGATCGGCACCTTCTGACGGCCATTTCGCGAGCAAGGCCTGCACAGCGGTCTGCTTGACGTCGGTTGCGCTCGTGCGAGGCAACTGCAACAGACTTGCGATCAGGTCGGCCGCAGTGCTGTAGGCTCTGGTGCTCGCATAGCCCCTCGCCTGCGCGACGCACACGTCCACGCCGTGGCCTGCGAGAGCGGCTGTCCAATCGCCGATCAGGCGGGACTTTCCGATGCCGGCATCGCCGCGCAGCCCGATCGTCCGC
This genomic interval from Bradyrhizobium sp. CB82 contains the following:
- a CDS encoding Dyp-type peroxidase domain-containing protein yields the protein MVSAAHVKESRTTHIHSAIAIAFSFSGLTRLGCMETREHPFPTPFRSGMGSDVRALLLRDNPRKWRWADVDGDGIARGPVHVLIAEWTEKDAESPISDVDEKVFCVIRVENDPCSFRKIEGETEEKLHEAFGFRDGLAQPVIQGLRQDDGVGLSKAKAEAGPLYEDRVVSPGEFILGYRNEYDELAYCPNVEGWTESGRAKHPGGRFALNGSYLAVRQIEQDVAAFDAFRALHGKEVCEKMMGRQVTGLPLGWDPNKPMSDSKADAFRFRVEDANGFTCPKGSHIRRVNPRDTLGVDVQSSIKSTKLHRLLRRGRPYREESNGETRKGIFFIACNADLERQFEFIQQRWVRNPSFVNLHADDPFVGSSDPKTFPKSFSMPGLASGEEVSLATFTATLGGGYFFLPGIAALNFIVGNESALKSAASEVAEAAVS
- a CDS encoding cytochrome P450 codes for the protein MKNSTYIPDALPPGVRSISYGIFCWANRHPGALRAIGKVLRRWPFVGGWLGMPARASAVKAVLTRPNSFSNTAHAANLSAGDYLIGMDPGPTYSADKILLDDRLAILKETLPAAADKAVQDYVEALGRLGTNKSFDLIEDYLMWIVFRAMYPLFGAATDRVAAGAGGSLTDPGLKRQYLLEIRYVAGQLLAGSSATLRVQRRAELNADALMSRIAGVRTDIQSAWGLPGPDNIERNAVGLAWISHPVTVQSGALAVQELLDRPKVHKALRDEARRLKQLDPDAVWQNADFRERVRNHVLELLRFRPIFPLLARDVPRDTEFETGARHNATCPAGGKMAIWSIAALFDSDVVKDSNKFCPARDWGKDEDLRWLMFGYGTRQCPAMVYAVEILTSALIGLLILPELQLAKSEGKAITYDGPLMSRMRVSFV
- a CDS encoding tetratricopeptide repeat protein; amino-acid sequence: MVMAAHQARLMHFHALGRYSEADAEGRVLLADYAYELADHRVQPGWAAIPIINLYAFYASTLWRLGDYEAGHELCALAYEILSSVNHPYSRLLVDTVQAQIWVESGELDRAEALMRRAMQQCLTHNVPTMLAACTGVLGNALARNGKASEAIPLLEKGFVERIYDAAGPYGRTFMRVALGVAYRNLGRLDDAIRVGRKAVEQAGEEYGHRTEALCELAETLRQAGDGPAAEACFTQTSEAARHLGMPYYQKRATAALATRQEDWHPA
- a CDS encoding adenylate/guanylate cyclase domain-containing protein translates to MSVLFVDVCDSTALLQDADPEESRNYLGRTLDLLADAVETFGGTVSQLLGDGLVALFGAPLAQEDHALRACMAALKMQRAIIPGNEAQGAASPTLRIGINSGEVLVGIVGQYQWSHYGADGQTIHIASRLEKLASPGGILISAATQRLVAQQIDTRPVGIKPVRGLAAPIELHEVMVETESSAAAPLTRKQRWAPLVGRQELLEVLAGELETARTGVMRTIGLRGDAGIGKSRLIGDWTAALAGHGVDVCVAQARGYASTRAYSTAADLIASLLQLPRTSATDVKQTAVQALLAKWPSEGADHLPALSDLLGFAAPNEAWLALNPAQRRRRIGEALLWLVRQRVRAGPFVLVLEDVFLADRDSRRLFEALLPRLEGLPVLVCVSYRPGFEHQWGQAAWFAEHVVDPLRDGEMLALARALLGDDPSVLGVTSELVRRADGNPFFMEQLVITLIDDGSLEGTPGAYRLQRPRGELRVPGSIAAVIGARVDRLPDAAKSALEAASVLGDPITRELIAAMQDEDPARTEELLGLCVSSGLLTRPDPTGRSLEQHAFVFRHALVRDVVLGALTRARLKALHRLAFLALQSQARRRGRRCRAGPGPSRLQGRGMGACGKIRREVDGACHLALGESGSPATVRDGHRGGSPRRRHHDCASSRTCASAGSHRRHDGARAHRRDLQQYGARGGPCRATGRPSRPRLDCDADGGVSLDARTLRARTSACHTGP